In Sphingomonas sp. PAMC26645, one DNA window encodes the following:
- a CDS encoding MFS transporter, producing MATDPIAARPALPLAPARPVRWYNLLAYGSNDVLGAGSMAVISTWILIFYTSFCGLSAAQATIIFGVARVLDAFTSPTIGHLSDNLGRSWLGRKFGRRRFFILAAIPLLPSFAIMWVAGQGFWYYLVTYVLFEMVYAMEIIPYETLASEMATDYRTKAKFAGARILCGQCSAIAAAFLPGWLIAYLGPDSPDTYLYMGMIFSVLFMGAAGLLYAFSWERQRPEGLDEVQAVEKASLGAAFKALYRNLFSTLRIRAFRLHLGMYLGGYISQDIYNAAFTYFVIFALAGSTAIVANLVGVTYIVQLAAVVLAINFALRLSPAAAYRFAALSFAIGVVIFLAMYAAGYTATSALFWLPVVFAGLGRGALNYIPWATYNYMADVDEIVTGRRREGAFAGVMTFVRKMSQALAVILVGQVMQASGFVSKATAQSPQAIYAIVAVLGAGTIAMLIFGVLVSTRFRLTPGTHAILLEEIEHLRRGERTPSTPDNARVVEDLSGWSYDKLWGNNPVAAAGTR from the coding sequence ATGGCCACTGATCCGATCGCCGCCCGTCCGGCCCTGCCGCTTGCGCCTGCCCGTCCGGTACGCTGGTACAATTTGCTCGCCTATGGTTCGAACGACGTGCTCGGCGCGGGGTCGATGGCGGTTATCAGCACGTGGATCCTGATCTTTTACACCAGCTTCTGCGGACTGTCCGCGGCACAGGCGACGATCATCTTCGGCGTCGCGCGCGTGCTCGATGCGTTCACCAGCCCGACGATCGGCCACCTGTCGGACAATCTCGGGCGAAGCTGGCTGGGGCGCAAGTTCGGACGGCGGCGGTTCTTCATTCTCGCCGCGATCCCGCTGCTGCCGTCGTTCGCGATCATGTGGGTCGCGGGCCAGGGCTTCTGGTATTACCTCGTGACGTACGTGCTGTTCGAGATGGTCTACGCGATGGAGATCATCCCGTACGAGACGCTCGCGTCGGAAATGGCGACCGATTACCGCACCAAGGCGAAGTTCGCGGGCGCGCGTATCCTGTGCGGCCAGTGCTCGGCGATCGCGGCGGCGTTCCTGCCGGGCTGGCTGATCGCGTATCTCGGCCCGGACTCGCCCGACACGTATCTGTATATGGGCATGATCTTCTCGGTGCTGTTCATGGGCGCCGCGGGATTACTGTACGCGTTCAGCTGGGAACGGCAGCGGCCCGAGGGGCTCGACGAGGTCCAGGCGGTCGAGAAGGCGTCGCTCGGCGCGGCGTTCAAGGCGCTCTACCGCAACCTGTTCTCGACGCTGAGGATCCGGGCATTCCGTCTGCATCTCGGCATGTATCTGGGCGGCTATATCAGCCAGGACATCTACAACGCCGCGTTCACCTATTTCGTGATCTTCGCGCTCGCCGGATCGACCGCGATCGTCGCGAACCTGGTCGGCGTTACGTACATCGTCCAGCTCGCTGCAGTGGTGCTGGCGATCAATTTCGCGTTGCGGCTGTCGCCCGCCGCCGCCTACCGGTTCGCGGCGTTGAGCTTCGCGATCGGCGTGGTGATCTTCCTCGCGATGTACGCGGCGGGCTATACAGCGACGTCGGCGCTGTTCTGGCTGCCGGTGGTGTTCGCCGGGTTGGGGCGCGGCGCGCTGAACTACATCCCCTGGGCGACCTACAACTACATGGCCGACGTCGACGAGATCGTCACCGGTCGCCGTCGCGAGGGCGCGTTCGCCGGCGTGATGACGTTCGTGCGCAAGATGAGCCAGGCGCTGGCGGTGATCCTCGTCGGGCAGGTGATGCAGGCGTCGGGCTTCGTCTCGAAGGCGACCGCGCAGAGCCCGCAGGCGATCTACGCGATCGTCGCGGTGCTGGGCGCCGGGACGATCGCGATGCTCATCTTCGGCGTGCTCGTGTCGACGCGCTTCCGGCTTACGCCCGGCACGCACGCGATCCTGCTGGAGGAGATCGAGCATCTGCGGCGCGGCGAGCGGACTCCGTCGACGCCGGACAACGCGCGCGTGGTCGAGGATCTGTCGGGCTGGTCCTACGACAAGCTGTGGGGCAACAATCCCGTCGCGGCGGCGGGCACGCGGTGA
- a CDS encoding glycoside hydrolase family 43, with amino-acid sequence MILIAAALLAGAGSPVAPKPLFRDPVHDGAADPSTVYNPARREWVMFYTNRRADLPMADAKDVRWVHGTAIGTARSRDGVHWRYGGTAAIPASCTGATLWAPEVQYLAGRWHMWLTVVPGVFRDWNASRFIVHLTSRDLKRWTCGERLSLGSDRVIDASVAALPGGGYRLWYNDERLNKAIRYADSDDLVHWRVKGTIVDTPGEGPKAFRWKGRWWLISDAWKGLLAMRSTDGEHWTRQPDYLLATPGRAETDRAKGQHPDVIVAGDRAYIIYFVQQSGEPQSTRDPEWHRRSVLQIAELNEAGGILTVDRDAPTEIRLARR; translated from the coding sequence GTGATCCTGATCGCCGCTGCGTTGCTCGCAGGCGCAGGCTCGCCAGTCGCGCCGAAGCCGCTATTTCGTGATCCGGTGCACGACGGCGCCGCCGATCCCTCGACCGTCTACAATCCCGCCCGCCGCGAATGGGTGATGTTCTACACCAACCGCCGTGCCGACCTGCCGATGGCCGACGCGAAGGACGTGCGCTGGGTGCACGGTACTGCGATCGGCACCGCGCGATCGCGTGACGGCGTGCACTGGCGCTACGGGGGCACCGCGGCGATCCCCGCATCCTGCACCGGCGCGACGTTGTGGGCGCCCGAAGTCCAGTATCTCGCGGGCCGGTGGCACATGTGGCTGACCGTCGTGCCGGGCGTCTTCCGCGACTGGAACGCCTCGCGGTTCATCGTCCACCTGACCTCTCGCGACCTGAAGCGCTGGACCTGCGGCGAGCGGCTGTCGCTCGGCTCCGACCGGGTGATAGATGCGAGCGTCGCGGCGCTGCCCGGTGGCGGCTATCGACTCTGGTATAACGACGAGCGACTGAACAAGGCGATCCGCTACGCCGACAGCGACGATCTGGTGCACTGGCGCGTGAAGGGCACGATCGTCGATACGCCGGGCGAGGGACCGAAGGCGTTCCGCTGGAAGGGACGCTGGTGGCTGATCTCCGACGCGTGGAAGGGATTGCTGGCGATGCGCTCGACGGACGGCGAGCACTGGACGCGACAACCGGACTATCTGCTCGCGACGCCCGGCCGCGCCGAGACCGATCGTGCCAAGGGGCAGCATCCCGACGTCATCGTCGCCGGAGACCGCGCGTATATCATCTATTTCGTCCAGCAATCCGGCGAACCACAGTCCACGCGCGATCCCGAATGGCATCGCCGCAGCGTGCTGCAGATCGCCGAACTGAATGAGGCAGGCGGTATCCTCACCGTGGACCGCGACGCGCCGACCGAGATTCGGCTCGCGCGCCGCTAG